A segment of the Sphingomonas cannabina genome:
CGCTGGCCGTTCCGCGTCATAATCCTATCCCACTGTCCCAGATCAGGTCAGCGACTTTTAGGTGCGGTTCGGTAAAGGCCGCCTTAAGCGCGTCTCGCACCGGGACTTGAGGGGCGGCGGCCGGGTGGGTAAGACGGCGGCCACAGCAGCTAGGGGATGGATGCGAATGGCCGAGCAGACCGACATGAAGGCGCACGAGGCGACCTATCACGGGGTGATGGCGCTGCTGAAATGGGGCGCGCTCGGTTGCTTCCTGGTGGCGTTCGCCGTCATCCTGCTGATCGCCAGCTAAGTGCGGATCGCCGTCCTCAAGGAGGGGGCTGCCGGCGAACGCCGCGTCGCGGCCGTGCCGGAGACGGTGAAGAAGTTCGTCGCGCTCGGCGCCGAGATGGCGGTCGAGGCCGCCGCCGGCGAGGCCGCTTCCTATGCCGACGCCGACTATGCCGCGGCGGGAGCGACGCTGGGCTCGCGCGCCGAGGTGGTGAAGGGCGCCGACATCCTGCTCGGCGTGCAGGGACCTGATCCGGCGAGCCTGGCCGGCGTGCAGCCCGGCGCATGGCTGGTGGCGGGGCTCAACCCCTTCGGTGAGCGGGCACGGGTCGACGACTACGCCAAGCTCGGTCTCGAAGCGCTGGCGATGGAGTTCATGCCGCGCATCACCCGCGCGCAGTCGATGGACATCCTGTCCTCGCAGTCGAACCTCTCCGGCTACAAGGCGGTGCTCGACGCGGCGGCGGAATATGGCCGCGCCTTTCCGATGATGATGACCGCGGCCGGCACGGTCAGCGCCGCCAAGGTCTTCGTGATGGGCGTCGGCGTCGCCGGGCTCCAGGCGATCGCGACCGCGCGGCGGCTGGGGGCGCAGGTCTCGGCCACCGACGTGCGTTCGGCGACCAAGGAACAG
Coding sequences within it:
- a CDS encoding NAD(P) transhydrogenase subunit alpha — translated: MRIAVLKEGAAGERRVAAVPETVKKFVALGAEMAVEAAAGEAASYADADYAAAGATLGSRAEVVKGADILLGVQGPDPASLAGVQPGAWLVAGLNPFGERARVDDYAKLGLEALAMEFMPRITRAQSMDILSSQSNLSGYKAVLDAAAEYGRAFPMMMTAAGTVSAAKVFVMGVGVAGLQAIATARRLGAQVSATDVRSATKEQILSLGAKPIFVENVAGIEGEGSGGYATEMSEEYQKAQAELVSGHIAKQDVVITTALIPGRPAPRLISDAQVRAMRPGSVIVDLAVEQGGNVEGAVAGEVVEKHGVKIVGHRNVPSRLASDTSALFARNLYNFLSAFWDKDAGRPVLPDGDEIGEAIRLTKGGQVVSARLTS
- a CDS encoding aa3-type cytochrome c oxidase subunit IV, which codes for MAEQTDMKAHEATYHGVMALLKWGALGCFLVAFAVILLIAS